Genomic window (Mesorhizobium sp. M4B.F.Ca.ET.058.02.1.1):
GCTCGGTGCTGTGGCCGGTTGCCGGCACCGATCTCAAGATACCGGTCGACCTGGCGGCGCTGCCGGTCTATGGCCGCAGCCGCGCCTTCGAGGGTTTTCGCGGCTTCGGCGTTGCCCGGGCCGGCGACGCGGTCGTCGATCCGGAAGCCATCGGCATGGCGCTTGTCCCCAATGGCGGGCCGCTTGCCGATGGCGAGCGGCCGGCGCCGAGCGAGCCGGCCGTCGAGGACACTGTCGCGGAAACCCCGAAGCCAGCCGACCCGTTCAAGGGCGAGGTGCCGGCGCTGACCATCGTGTCGAAGCCGGAGCGGCGTTTCGCCGACAAGGTGATCCGGCTGGCCGAGCACCGGCAGCCGGCCAACGACAAAGGCCTGTCGACGCTGGAACGCAGCGCATTCCGCGAGATCGGCGAGCGGCTGAAAAGGGACAGCTCCGCCCCCTCCGAGCCGCCCCCTGCCCCGCGGCCCGACGCCGGGCAGAAACCCGCCAGCCCTGCCGAGACCGAACAGTCCGACCGATCTGTTTTGCCCGAAGCTCCGGCGCACACCGGTGCCACGCCGCCAGCCAAGGGGCCGGTCGAGCCATCGGCTGAACAGACTGACGCCGACCAGCAGCCGGCGGCCGGGACCCGGGATGACACCGGCACGCCAGTGAGCACGGAAGCGCCGGCGGCCGCGACGCAAGACGATGCGGAACCGGCGGAACCGCAGGAGAACGATGCCGAGGACGAGAGCGATCTGGCTCGCCTCGACGGCGAACCGGACGAGATTGCCGAAGAACCTTCCGCCGGCCAGGCTACCCCGCCCCCGGTCTCGGGCTCGCTGCTCGACTACGCGGGCAGCGACGACCAGACCGGCCCGGTGGCCGAAAGCAGCGACGCCGCGCCGGTTGCCGGACCGGACGAAACGACGGCAGCGGCAGAGGCCGCGGAGCCCGCTGATACCCGGTTCGATATTGTCGGGACACCGCCCGACGGCCGCGCCGGCGACGACAGCATGACCGCGGACGATTTCCGCGATGCCGAGGACAGCGAGGATTGGGCAGCGTCCGGTGAGGAAGCCTCCCCCGACGATGCCGGGCCTGCCGATGCGGCTGCGCCCGCGGCGGAGCGGCCGCGCCTGCAGGTGCCGCCGCTGCGGCTCGACGGCTTCGTGCCATCGGCTTTCTCGACCGGTGAGGAAGCCAAGGCGCCCGATACCTCCATACTCGGCAAGCTGCCGGTGCCGCTGCTCATCCACTCCGGCGACGCGCTCTACTATGCCAATGACGAGTTCCTGCGCCTGACCGGGTATGACACGCTCGACGAGCTGACGGATGCCGGCGGGCTCGGCGCCCTATTTGCCGATCCCTATTCGCCACCCGAGGACGGCGCTGCCGGCGAAAGCGACCATGCGCTCAAGTTGAAGACGCGCGACGGGCAGGAATTCCCGATCGACGCCATCCTGCGCTCGGTGCCGTGGCGCGCCGGCAAGGCGCTGATGCTGGTGGTGCGCCGCTCCGGCGAGGAGGGCGCGGCGCCCGCGCATTTCAGCGCCGCCAATGACGAGCCCACCCAGCAGCCCGACACTTCCGAGCTGAAGAGCCGCATCGCCGAAATGCGCACCATCATCGACACCGCCACCGACGGCGTGGTGCTGATCGGCCGCGACGGCAACATCCGCTCGATCAGCCGGCCGGCGGAAGCGCTGTTCGGCTTCGACAGCGACGAGGTCGCCGGCAAGCCATTCGCCTCGCTGTTCGCCATCGAGAGCCAGCGCGCGGCGCGCGATTATCTTGGCGGGTTGTCCGAACCCGGCGTGGCGAGCGTGCTCAATGACGGCCGCGAGGTAATCGGGCGCGAGTCGCAGGGACGGTTCATTCCGCTGTTCATGACCATCGGCCGGCTGCCCGGCGACAGCGGCTTCTGCGCCGTCGTGCGCGACATCACGCAGTGGAAGCGGGCCGAGGAAGACCTTACCCAGGCGCGCGCCGTGGCCGAGCGCGCCTCCTCGCAGAAGACGGATTTCCTGGCCCGCATCAGCCACGAGATCCGCACGCCGCTCAACGCCATCATCGGCTTCTCGGAACTGATGGTGGACGAGAAGTTCGGTCCTGTCGCCAACGATCGCTACCGCGACTATCTGCGCGATATCAACCGGTCGGGCAACCATGTGCTCGACCTCGTCAACGACCTGCTCGACATCTCCAAGATCGAGGCCGGCCAGCAGGAGATGGATTACGAGGCGGTGTCGCTCAACGACACGTTGGCCGAAACGGTGGCAATGATGCAGCCTCAGGCCAATCGCGAGCGCGTCATCATCCGTTCCAGCTTCGCCTCGCGGCTGCCGGAAGTGGTGGCCGACCTCAGAAGCGTGCGCCAGATCGCGCTCAACATCCTGTCGAACGCCATCCGCTACACGCAGGCCGGCGGCCAGGTGATCGTGTCCACCGCTTACGAGACCTCCGGCGACGTCGTCATGCGGGTGCGCGACACCGGCATCGGCATGAGCCAGGCCGAGATCGAGCAGGCGCTGAAGCCGTTCAAGCAGATCAATGCGCTGAAGCGCGGACGCGGTGACGGCACCGGGCTTGGGCTGCCGCTGACCAAGGCCATGGTGGAAGCGAACCGGGCGCGGTTCAGCATCACCTCGACGCCCGGCGAAGGCACGCTGGTGGAAGTCGCCTTCCCATCGACCCGGGTGCTGGCCGAATAGCGCACTGCGGGAAAAAGAAAAGGCGTCCAACGGGACGCCTTAAGGATGGGATTGCTGTCACAACGGGGGCTTGAGCGAATCTGAACCTCAGGGGACGAGGAACGGGATTTCTCCCTCAAGTTACGTGCGACTATCGGCGCCGTCCCTTAACAAGTTCTTACCGGGCCGCCAAAAAATTTACGAATGTGTACCACTCGTGAAATCTAGGTAAATTCGGCCGACATTTTTCGTTAACCATGCCAGGGCAGTTCAGTCGGCGAGCTGCGGCAGATTGCGGAACAGTTCCAGCGCTTCCGGATTGGCCAGCGCCTCCTTGTTCTTGATGGCGCGGCCGTGGACGACGTCGCGCACCGCGAGCTCGGTGATCTTGCCCGATTTGGTGCGGGGAATGTCGGTGACCGCGACGATCTTGGCCGGCACATGGCGCGGGCTGGCGCCAGTGCGGATCTTGGCGCGGATGCGCTTTTCCAGATCCTCGTCGAGCTTCACGCCGGCGGCCAGCCGCACGAACAGCACGACGCGCACGTCATTGTCGAAATCCTGGCCGATGCACAGCGCCTCGAGGATCTCCGGCATCTGCTCGACCTGATTGTAGATCTCGGCCGTGCCGATCCTGACCCCGCCCGGATTGAGCGTCGCGTCGGAGCGGCCATGGATGATCATGCCGCCATGCGCCGTCCATTCGGCGAAATCGCCATGGCACCAGACATTGTCGAAGCGCTCGAAATAGGCGGCCCTGTATTTCTTGTCCTCCGGGTCGTTCCAGAAGCCGATCGGCATCGCCGGAAAGGCCTTGGCGCAGACCAGTTCGCCCTTTTCCTGCCTGACCGGCCTGCCGTCGTCGTTCCAGACATCGACGGCAAGGCCGAGCCCGGGCCCCTGGATCTCGCCGCTCCATACCGGCTCGATCGGCACGCCGAGCACGAAGCAGGAAACGATGTCGGTGCCGCCGGAGATCGAGGCCAGGTGCACATCCGTCTTGATGCCGTCGTAGACGAAGCGGAAATCCTCCGGCGACAACGGTGAACCGGTCGACGAGATGGTGCGCACGCTCGAGAGATCGTGCGTGCCGATCGGCTTGAGGCCGGCCTTACGCACGGAATCGATGAACTTCGCCGAGGTGCCGAAATAGGTCATCTTCTCGGCGTCGGCAAAATCGAACAGCGCATTGCCGTCCGGATAGAAGGGCGAGCCATCATAGAGCAGCAGGGTCGCGCCCGAGGCGAGGCCGGAGACCAGCCAGTTCCACATCATCCAGCCGCAGGTGGTGAAGTAGAACAGGCGGTCGCCATCGAGCAGGCCGGCATGAAGGCGCTGTTCCTTGACATGCTGGATCAGCGTGCCGCCGGCCGAATGGACGATGCACTTCGGAATGCCGGTCGTGCCGGAGGAGAACAGGATGTAGAGCGGGTGCGCGAACGGCAGCCGTTCGAAGCTTACGGGCTTCGCGACGAAGGACGACAAGGCCGCCTCCAGGGCGTCCGCCTTGTCGATGGTCGCGGCGACGTCGGCCGAGGTGCCGAGATAGTCGACGATCAGCACCTTGCGGACGCTCGCAAGCCTGGCCGCCACCGCCCTGACCTTGTCGGCGACTTCGATCGCCTTGCCGTTATACCAGTAACCGTCAGGCGCGATGAAGACCACCGGCTCGATCTGGCCGAAACGGTCGAGAACGCCCTGCTCGCCGAAATCCGGCGAACAGGACGACCAGACGGCGCCGATCGAAGCGGCGGCGAGCATGGCGGCGACGGTCTCCGGCATGTTGGGCATCATTGCCGCGATGCGGTCGCCCTTCTTCACCTTCAGCGACAGGAAGAGCTGCTGCAGGCGCGACGTCAGCGCATTGAGTTCGTTCCACGACAGCCGCCGCTCGACCTTGTCCTCGCCGCGAAAAACGATCGCATCGCCGGAGCCGGTTTTCTTCAGCAGGTTCTCGGCGAAGTTCAGCCTGGCGTCGGGAAAGAAGGCGGCGCCCGGCATCCTGTCGCCGTCGACCAGCACGCGTTCGCCCTTGTCGCCGACGACACCGCAAAAATCCCAGGCTAGGCCCCAGAACGCCTCGCGCTCGTCGATCGACCAGCGGTGGAGCTCGGCATAGGAGGAAAAGGCCGTACCCGTCTTGGCCGCCGCGGCCTTCATGAAGGCGGTCATGGGCGCCGCGTCGATCTGGTCTTGCGTCGGCGTCCACAAGGCGGTGTCGGCGGCCATGCTCGTTCCTCCCAAAAACGCGACGCGTTCGCGGCAGTTAAGCCCAACGCCGCGTACGTCGTTGTCCCAAAACCGGCGTGTAATTTCCGGCGACGGCCGGTGGCACCGCTTATGCATACCGCAGCGCAGCAGAGCAAGATTTTGTTCGGCCGGCGGCTTCAGATGTGCGCAAATGCCATCGCCGGGCCATAAAGACTTGAAATGCGTCGGCGCTGGGGTACATCCGTCGGACGATTTGTCGGCAATGGAAGCATATAGGGCGATATGCCATCATCTTTGATCCGGCGCGGAGCATGGGCGATCGGCTTTGCCGTGCTCGTCATCGCGCTGGTCGTCGCCGCGCTGCCGCTGATCGCCTCGACCCGCATCGTGCGCGACCGCATCGCCTGGGAAATGAGCGCCTGGAGCGGTTTCAGGGTTACTATCGATGGCTCGCCGCGCATCGAGGTCTGGCCCACCTTCCGCGCCATCCTGACCGACGTGACGCTTTCGCAATGGACCGAGACCGACGCGCCGCCGGTGATCGAGGCCGAACGGGTAGAGGTCGATCTTTCGGCCATGGCCGCCTTGCAAGGCGACGTCGTGTTCTCGACGGCGCGGCTGGTGCGGCCGACGATCAGGGTCCAGCGCACCGCCAGAGGCTTCTTCCTGCCGGCCATCCCGACCGGCGGCCGCATCACGCGCTCGATCGACACCGCGCGAGGCCTCGTCACCGCCAACCCGCAAAAGCCCGATCTCGGCAAATTGCCCTCGGACCCGTTCGGCACGGTGGAACTCAGGGACGGCCGCGTGGTGGCTTCGCTCGGCGGCAAGGACCAGGAAATCCTGAGCAGCCTGACCGGGCAGGCGAACTGGGCGGCGATGAACAGCAACGCGACGCTGACGGCGACCGGCATCTGGCGCGGCGAAAGCGTCGCCGTCGACTTCGCGTCGCCCAAGCCGCTGGTACTGTTCGCGGGGGGCGCTGCTCCGCTCACGCTCTCCGTCAAGGCGGCACCTGCTACCTTCTCCTTCGAAGGCGTAGCCTCGATGTCGGACAACGCCTATTTCGACGGCCAGGCGAAATTCGCCGCGCCCTCGCTGCGGCGCGCGCTGGAGTGGTCGCAGGCCGGCATCGCGCCCGGAGCCGCGATCGGCTCGGTCTCGGTCGCCAGCAAGGTGACGGCGGCCGCCGGCCGGGTGAAGTTCGAAAACACCACTGTGGCGCTCGACAACAATCCGGGGATGGGAGCGCTTGACTTCTCCTTCGGCGAAGCACTGCCGGTCATCTCCGGCACACTCGCCTTCGACACGCTCGACCTCCGATCGTTCCTCTCGGCCTTCACGCCGCTGGCGCCAACCGGCGAAGCGGGTCCCGGCGAGATCGACACCAGCTTCGCCGACAAGATCAATCTCGACCTCCGCGTGTCGGCGGCGCATGCCACGGCAGGACCGGTCCAGCTTGCCGACGTCGCCGCTACGGCGCAGGTCAAGAACGGACTTGCCGTCTTCGACATTTCCGACGCCTCTGCCTTCGGCGGCAACATCCAGAGCAGCCTGCGCTTCGACCGCAAGCTCGAAGGCACGCAGGTCGAGATCCGACTTCTCGCCTCCGACGTCGATGGCGGCGCCTTCGCCACGGCGGCAGGGATGACGAGACTGGTGCCTGTCGGGACGGCAACCGTCTCGGTCATCCTCAAGGGGCCGGGCAAATCCTGGAACTCCATCTTCGAAAACGCCGATGGCTCTGTCTCGGCAACCGTCGGGCCGGGCGCGCTCACCGGGCTCAACCTGCCGGCCTTCCTCAAGCGCACCGACCAGGGCGGCTTCTTCGCGCTCGACGACGTCGCCGACGGAACGCTGCCGATCGACGGGGCCGAGATCAAGGCGAGCATCTCCAAGGGTGTGGCGCGACTCGACAAGGCCGAAGCCAATTCGGCGAAATCCAAGATCTGGCTGTCCGGCATCGCCTCCTATGCCGGACGCGGGCTGGCGCTGTCCGGCGGCATCGTCCAGCCGGACCCGCCGGCCGCGCAGGCGAATGGCCAGCCGGCGCCGCCCAAGCAGTCGACCTTCTTCGTCGGCGGCACCTGGAGCACGCCGTTCATCTCGCCGATCAGCCGCGGCGTTTCCGGCGAATAATTTCGCGCTTGCCTGCCCTAGCCTCGCTGCGCGGCCTGCTCGTCGCGCTGGCGCTGGACCTCGCGGCGCTTGTTGGCGACCGAGGCGATGATGACGCCAACGGCGACGACCGCGATCAGGATGGTGCAGGCGGCGTTGATTTCCGGCGTCACGCCAAGGCGAACCTGGCTGTAGATCTTCATCGGCAGCGTCGTGGCGCCCGGCCCCGAGGTGAAGGAGGCGATGACCAAATCATCGAGCGACAGCGTGAAGGCCAGCATCCAGCCGGAGACGATCGCCGGCAGGATCACCGGCAGAGTGATGTGGAAGAAGGTTTTCACCGGCGGCGCGCCGAGATCCATCGCCGCCTCCTCCAGGGAGCGGTCGAACGAGACCAGGCGCGACTGCACGACGACGGCCACGAAGCACATGGTGAAGGTAATGTGGGCGAGCGTGACGGTAAGGAAGCCGCGGTCGAGGCCGACGGCGACGAAGAGCAGGAGCAGCGACAGGCCGGTGATGACTTCCGGCATGACAAGCGGCGCAAAGACCATGCCGGAAAACAGGATGCGTCCCCGGAAGCGTGTGTAGCGCGTCAAAGTGAGGGCGGCGAGCGTGCCAAGCACGGTGGCGACGGTGGCCGAAATGACGCCGACGCGCGCCGTCACCCAGGTCGCGTCCATCAGGCCCTGGTTGTGGAACAGCGAGACGTACCATTTGGTCGAGAAGCCGCCCCAGACGGTGACCAGCTTCGACTCGTTGAAGGAGAAGACGATGAGCAGCACGATCGGCAGATAGAGGAAGGCAAAGCCGAGCACGACCGAGGTGATGTTGAAGCGGCTCCAGGTGGTGTTCATCTGCCCTGCTCCTGCGCGCGCGCCTGGGCCCGCTGGAAGAGCATGATCGGAACGATCAGCAGCAGCAGCAGGATGACGGCAACCGCCGACGACAGCGGCCAGTCGCGGTTGCCGAAGAACTCGCTCCACAAGGTCTTGCCGATCATCAGTGTCTGCGAGCCGCCGAGCAGGTCGGGAATGACGAACTCGCCGACTGCCGGGATGAACACCAGCAGGCAGCCGGCGATGACGCCCGGCAGCGACAGCGGGAAGGTGATTTTCCAGAAGGCGCTGATCGGCGGACAGCCAAGGTCCTTGGCGGCCTCGATCAGCGAATGGTCCATCTTCTCCAGCGATGAATAGAGCGGCAGCACCATGAACGGCAGGTAGGAATAGACGATGCCGATGAAGATCGCCTTATAGGTGTTGAGGATGAGCAGCGGCTCGTGGATGATGCCGATGCCAAGCAGGAACTCATTGAGCAAGCCTTCCGGCTTGAGGATGCCGATCCAGGCATAGACGCGGATCAGGAACGAGGTCCAGAATGGCAGGATGACCAGCATCAGCAAGGTCGGCCGGATCGCCGCCGGCGCGCGCGCCATGCCGTAGGCGATGGGATAGCCGACGATCAGCGTCAGCACCGTCGAGATCGCGGCGATGATCAGACTGGTCACATAAGCATTGAAGTACAGCGAATCCTTGGTCAGCAAAGTGTAGTTGTCGATGCTGAGCTCTCTGAGCTGTCCGACAAAACCGAACCAGCCGCCGCTGAAATCAAGCACCGGCGTGTAGGGCGGCATCGCGATCGCCGTTTGCGACAGCGAGATCTTGAAGACGATGACGAACGGGATGAGGAAAAAGAACAGCAGCCAGAGATAGGGGACGATGATGACCAGGCGGCCGACGAAGGCCGAGCCCAGCCGGGCCAGCGGGGATTTGGCGGCATCGGCTGCCGACGGGGTTGTTGCGGCGGTCGCGGCGCTCGACATGATTGCCCCCTACCGCGTCAGCACGACGCCGGCGTCGGGCCGGAAGGAGACCCAGGCGCGGTCGTGCCAGGTCAGCGGGTCCTCGGTGATGCGCGAGGCGTTCAAGGCGCTCGCCCGCACCATCTGGCCGTCGTCGAGCCTGACGTGATAGACGGTCATGTCGCCGAGATAGGCGACGTCGTAGACTTCACCTTCGAGTGCGTTGACGGCATCGGCCGGCTTCTTCGACGAAACCTTGATCTTCTCCGGCCTTATGGCGAAGACGATGTCGGCGCCGGCGGCGGTATCGCCGCCATTCTCGACAACGATCTGGGCTCCGGTCAGCCCGGTGATGCGCGTCGTGTTCGCCGCCCGCTCGGCAACTTTGCCCTCGAACATGTTCACGTTGCCGACGAAATGCGCCACGAAGCGAGAGCTGGGGGCTTCATAGACTTCCGCCGGCGTCGCGACCTGCATGACCTCACCCTTGTCCATGATGGCAATGCGGTCGGCCATGGTCATCGCCTCTTCCTGGTCGTGGGTGACGACGACGAAGGTGAGGCCGAGTTCCTGCTGCAGGTCCATCAGTTCGAACTGCGTTTCCTCGCGCAGCTTCTTGTCCAGCGCGCCGAGCGGCTCGTCGAGCAGCAGAACCTTCGGGCGCTTGGCGACCGAGCGGGCGAGCGCGACACGCTGGCGCTGGCCGCCCGACAATTGGTGCGGCTTGCGCTTGGCGAACTGCTCGAGCTTGACCAGCTTCAGCATTTCGGCGACGCGCTTTTCGATGTCAGGGGCGGGCATGCCCTCCTGCTTGAGGCCGAAGGCGATGTTCTTCTCCACCGTCATATGCGGAAACAGCGCATAGGACTGAAACATCATGTTGACCGGCCGCCGGTAGGGCGGGATGCCGCGCAGGTCCTGGCCGTCGAGCAGGATACGCCCGGCGGTCGGCTCCTCGAAGCCGGCAAGCATCCTGAGCAGCGTCGACTTTCCACAGCCGGATGCGCCGAGCAGCGCGAAGAACTCGCGCTCGAAGATGGTCAGCGACAGGTTGTTGACGGCGGTGAAGTCACCGAACTTCTTGGTGACATTGTCGAATTGGATATAGGGCTTGGCGTTCGGATCATTCCATGGCGTGAAGTCCCTGCGGATGCTGCCAAGCGATTTCATTTCCCCACTCCGTCCTGTTTTTCGTCCCCAGGAGTGGTTCAGCTCTTGATAGAACCGTCGAACCGCTCCGGATATTTCCCACGCAATTCCAGAGGGAAAACCGCTACGCGCTTTTTCCTGGAATTGCTCTTCTGTTCCTGCGCAATTCCGGACGGAAAACCGCTTCGCACTTTTCCTGGAATTGCTCTTCTGTTCCTACGCAATTCCGGACGGAAAACCGCTTCGCACTTTTCCTGGAATTGCTCTTCTGTTCCTACGCAATTCCGGACGGAAAACCGCTTCGCACTTTTCCTGGAATTGCTCTTCTGTTCCTACGCAATTCCGGACGGAAAACCGCTTCGCACTTTTCCTGGAATTGCTTTTAAGCAAAGCGACCCCGGCAGCCAGGCGCCGGGGTCGTGCCGATCGCCTACTGGCCGGTGACGATCTTGGTCCAGGTCCGCGTGATGACGCGCTGGGTTTTGGGATCGTATGGCTGGACGGTGTACAGCTTCTGCAAGGTCGCGGCGTCCGGATAGATCGCCGGATCGTCGAGGATCGCCTTGTCGACGAATTGCTGCGAGGCTTTGTTGCCGTTGGCGTACAGCACATAGTTGGACGATTTGGCGATCACTTCCGGCTTCATCATGTAGTTGAGGAACTCATGCGCCTCGGCGACATGCGGCGCATCGGCCGGGATCGCCATCTGATCGAACCACATCTGGGCGCCTTCCTTCGGCACCGAATAGCCGATCTCGACGCCCTGCTTGGCCTCGACGGCGCGGTTGCGCGCCTGGAAGACGTCGCCCGACCAGCCGACAGCCAGGCAGATGTCGCCGTTGGCGAGCGCGTTGATGTATTCGGACGAGTGGAACTTGCGGATATAGGGCCGGACTTTCAGGAGTGTCTCCTCGGCCTTGGCGATGTCATCGGGCGAGGTGCTGTTCGGGTCGAGGCCGAGATATTTCAGCGCCGCCGGGATGATGTCGGCGGGCGAATCCAGCACATAGACGCCGCAATCCTTCAGCTTGGCCAGCGTATCCGGATTGAAGAACGTATCCCAGCTGTCGATCTTGTCGGTGCCAAGGGCCGCCTGCACCTTCTTGATGTTGTAGCCGATGCCGACGGTGCCCCACATGTAGTTGATCGAATACTCATTGCCGGGATCGTATTTGGCGGTGCGCTCCTGAACGGTGTCCCACATGTTCGACAGGTTCGGCAGCTTCGACCTGTCGAGCTTCTGGAAAACGCCGGCCTGGATCTGGCGGGCGAGGAAATTGCCGCTGGGTACGACGACGTCATAGCCGCTGCCGCCGGCCAAAAGCTTGGTTTCGAGGATCTCGTTGGAATCGAACGTGTCGTAGACGACCTTGATGCCGGTTTCCTTGGTGAAATCGTCGATGATCGAACTGTCGATGTAGTCGGACCAGTTGAAGACGTTGACGACGCGGTCCTCGGCGTGGCCGCCGATGGTGAAAAGCGTCAGGAATGCCGAGGTCGCCGAAAGCCAGAGCGCTTTGCGGGTCATGCTGTTCTCCTTTGGTGAGTGTTCCGTCGCCAATCCGTCGCGGCCTCCGCGCGGCTGGGCATTTGCTTCAGATTATTGAGCTTTCTGGAGAGCGACAAGCGCGAACGGCCGGCTGCGCGGCGGTCCGACATGAGGCCGATGAAAGCTTTGGGCCGTTGCCGTGGCCTGGGGGATGTGCCGACGTCGTCAGAGGCTTTCGCCATGGCGCGGGCAGGGATATGACGATGTGGTCCGGTTCCGATTGGACCGGCATTGAGACTTGGCAAGATACGCCTGTCTTGTTGTTGCCGTGCCCTTAGCCTGCCCGCCCGGCAACGACGTTGTCAATGGCCCATCTCGCGCTTTGGCGCATCCGCTGCGTTAATTGGGGGATGGCAGTCCGGTGACGCCAGGGCGCTGGGGGCGCGGCTGCCGCTTGAACTCGAGCCCGATATGGACGAGCAGCGCCGTGACGACGACCGCACCACCGACGATGGTGCGCACAGACGGCACTTCCGAATGCACGAGCCAGACCCAGATCGGGCCAAGGATCGGCTCGAACGTGCCGAGCAGCGCCGCTATCGCCGCCGGGACGAGGCGGGCGCCGGTAGCGAAGAAGGCGAGGCCGACGCCGAGGTTGAGGACGCCGAAGGCGAACAGGAAGCCCATGTCGCGGCCGGAAACGGCAAATTCCGAGGCCTGGGAGGCCGCGAACGCGCCGGCGAGCAGCGCGCCGAGGCAGTTGGCCGGCGTCATGCGCACATGGGCGAAGCGGCGGGTGATCACCGTGGCGACCGAAAACATGCAGGCGATCAGCAACGCCAGGCTGTCGCCGACGGGAGACACGGTGCCGTCGAGCGATTCAGAGACCATGATGGCGACGCCGGCGATGACGGCGGCGATCGCCACCCAGGTCGCCGCCGCCACCCGCTCGCGAAACAGCACCCAGGCAAGCAGCGCGGCAAGCAGCGGCACGCCGGCCTGCATCAAGAGGATGTTGGCGACGGTGGTGTAGGAAAGCGCAACGATGAACGAGGTCGACGCGGTGGCGAAACAGATCGCGACGGCAAGGCCGGGCAGGCCCATGCCACGAAACAGTTTCAGCGTGCCTCGCCAGCCGTCGCGCCAAGCCATGAAGCAGAGCAGGAAGGCCACCGCCCAGAGCGAGCGCCAGAATACAATCGTCCAGTTGTCGGTAATGTCGATGAAGCGGGCGATGGTGCCGCCAAAGCTCCACATCAGCGCCGACAGGAACACCAGCAGCATGCCAAGGCGCTCGTCGCCAGGCGAGATGGCCGGGCGCGGCGGGACGGCTGGCGAAGCGTGCGATACGGCGTCGGTCATGGTTGCGACTGTCGGCGATTTCAGGGCGGCACGATGCGCGATGGGCGACAGAACCGCGCTGCATTCGCCTAACGCATCGGCGGCTGCAAGGCGTGATCCAGCCGCGCGTTCCGTTTGGCGCACTGGCGCATTAGCTCGACCAACGCGTCCAGCCCCGGCCGATACCTCCGGTTAAGAGGAGGCGTCCCGGTTGCGCCGAATGAGCCGCCAGAGGCCGACCAGGGGGACCAGCAAAATCACACCGAATTTCTTCAGCGCAATCAGCGCCACCGCCAGCAGTCCGGCCTTGGCCGCCAGCTTGCCCGCGATAAGGCCACCGATGCCCACAGCGGCGACGGTGTCGAAGCCTGGCCTGAAATCGACATACTTCTTGCCCGGGCTGAAGGTTGCGAGGCCAAGGACCTCGTCCAGGCTCTGCCTGATCTCGGGCAGTTGCTCCACCGTGGCGATGTAGCTCATCACGAAGACCCCCTCCCGGCCGAGAAAGCGCACATCGTAGTTGAGCGTGTGGACGGCATCGGTTCCGAACTGCAGCTCCTTGGCCCAGTGCAGACGTTTGTTGACGGCATCGTAGACGGGCGGCGAGGCCCAGCCGATCAAGGTGACGGGCTGAAATCCGTCCTTCACCCTTTGATCGTTGCTGGACAGGGTGTCCTCCTGCATGCTGCGCAACAATTCAGCGTAGTCGATCGACGCGGCGTCGCTGTCATCGACATAGCCGATCTTTTCCCAGCGCAACTCAATGCCCCAATTGTTCTCGGCGATGGGATCATGGCTGGTCGGAAAAATCATACCGACGGAGTCGGCACCGGCATCTGGCGGATTGCCCCAAGCCTCGGTCAGGACGGAGGCGGCATCCTTCTTGTCCAGGAAGTAGAACTTACCCTTGAGATCGAGGTGCACGCCTTCGGCAAGATCTATCGCACCGGTCCTGGGCTCGATCTTGTCAAGGAATGCCTTGCCGGCATCATTGTACTCTTGGTACGATTTGAAGAATTCCGAGGATTTCTCCGCAAATGCGGATGAGGCTGAAAGGGCAAGCGTCAG
Coding sequences:
- a CDS encoding AsmA family protein, whose amino-acid sequence is MPSSLIRRGAWAIGFAVLVIALVVAALPLIASTRIVRDRIAWEMSAWSGFRVTIDGSPRIEVWPTFRAILTDVTLSQWTETDAPPVIEAERVEVDLSAMAALQGDVVFSTARLVRPTIRVQRTARGFFLPAIPTGGRITRSIDTARGLVTANPQKPDLGKLPSDPFGTVELRDGRVVASLGGKDQEILSSLTGQANWAAMNSNATLTATGIWRGESVAVDFASPKPLVLFAGGAAPLTLSVKAAPATFSFEGVASMSDNAYFDGQAKFAAPSLRRALEWSQAGIAPGAAIGSVSVASKVTAAAGRVKFENTTVALDNNPGMGALDFSFGEALPVISGTLAFDTLDLRSFLSAFTPLAPTGEAGPGEIDTSFADKINLDLRVSAAHATAGPVQLADVAATAQVKNGLAVFDISDASAFGGNIQSSLRFDRKLEGTQVEIRLLASDVDGGAFATAAGMTRLVPVGTATVSVILKGPGKSWNSIFENADGSVSATVGPGALTGLNLPAFLKRTDQGGFFALDDVADGTLPIDGAEIKASISKGVARLDKAEANSAKSKIWLSGIASYAGRGLALSGGIVQPDPPAAQANGQPAPPKQSTFFVGGTWSTPFISPISRGVSGE
- a CDS encoding ABC transporter permease subunit, encoding MNTTWSRFNITSVVLGFAFLYLPIVLLIVFSFNESKLVTVWGGFSTKWYVSLFHNQGLMDATWVTARVGVISATVATVLGTLAALTLTRYTRFRGRILFSGMVFAPLVMPEVITGLSLLLLFVAVGLDRGFLTVTLAHITFTMCFVAVVVQSRLVSFDRSLEEAAMDLGAPPVKTFFHITLPVILPAIVSGWMLAFTLSLDDLVIASFTSGPGATTLPMKIYSQVRLGVTPEINAACTILIAVVAVGVIIASVANKRREVQRQRDEQAAQRG
- a CDS encoding polyamine ABC transporter substrate-binding protein, whose product is MTRKALWLSATSAFLTLFTIGGHAEDRVVNVFNWSDYIDSSIIDDFTKETGIKVVYDTFDSNEILETKLLAGGSGYDVVVPSGNFLARQIQAGVFQKLDRSKLPNLSNMWDTVQERTAKYDPGNEYSINYMWGTVGIGYNIKKVQAALGTDKIDSWDTFFNPDTLAKLKDCGVYVLDSPADIIPAALKYLGLDPNSTSPDDIAKAEETLLKVRPYIRKFHSSEYINALANGDICLAVGWSGDVFQARNRAVEAKQGVEIGYSVPKEGAQMWFDQMAIPADAPHVAEAHEFLNYMMKPEVIAKSSNYVLYANGNKASQQFVDKAILDDPAIYPDAATLQKLYTVQPYDPKTQRVITRTWTKIVTGQ
- a CDS encoding ABC transporter ATP-binding protein — its product is MKSLGSIRRDFTPWNDPNAKPYIQFDNVTKKFGDFTAVNNLSLTIFEREFFALLGASGCGKSTLLRMLAGFEEPTAGRILLDGQDLRGIPPYRRPVNMMFQSYALFPHMTVEKNIAFGLKQEGMPAPDIEKRVAEMLKLVKLEQFAKRKPHQLSGGQRQRVALARSVAKRPKVLLLDEPLGALDKKLREETQFELMDLQQELGLTFVVVTHDQEEAMTMADRIAIMDKGEVMQVATPAEVYEAPSSRFVAHFVGNVNMFEGKVAERAANTTRITGLTGAQIVVENGGDTAAGADIVFAIRPEKIKVSSKKPADAVNALEGEVYDVAYLGDMTVYHVRLDDGQMVRASALNASRITEDPLTWHDRAWVSFRPDAGVVLTR
- a CDS encoding ABC transporter permease subunit; its protein translation is MSSAATAATTPSAADAAKSPLARLGSAFVGRLVIIVPYLWLLFFFLIPFVIVFKISLSQTAIAMPPYTPVLDFSGGWFGFVGQLRELSIDNYTLLTKDSLYFNAYVTSLIIAAISTVLTLIVGYPIAYGMARAPAAIRPTLLMLVILPFWTSFLIRVYAWIGILKPEGLLNEFLLGIGIIHEPLLILNTYKAIFIGIVYSYLPFMVLPLYSSLEKMDHSLIEAAKDLGCPPISAFWKITFPLSLPGVIAGCLLVFIPAVGEFVIPDLLGGSQTLMIGKTLWSEFFGNRDWPLSSAVAVILLLLLIVPIMLFQRAQARAQEQGR